The following are from one region of the Corylus avellana chromosome ca1, CavTom2PMs-1.0 genome:
- the LOC132179255 gene encoding protein FAR1-RELATED SEQUENCE 3-like has translation MIMDHQSHGFDLDESDLDMQTVAYRGIEDGFPEKLNSCVSEEDDRVLDQCVGDLPMNVGALEPYIGMEFNSRDEAREFYVAYGRRTGFTIRIHHNRRSRVNNQVIGQDFVCSKEGFRAKKYIYRKDRVLPPPPITREGCQAMIRLALRDGMKWVVTKFVKEHNHKLMNPSKVPWRGSGKHLVSEDEKDKRIRELSLELYNERQKCKRKCAAYEEQLNMILKDLEKHTEHISKKVADIVQSIKDIEDEQLDSDSG, from the exons ATGATAATGGATCATCAATCTCATGGATTTGACTTGGATGAAAGCGATTTAGATATGCAAACTGTAGCATATCGAGGGATCGAAGATGGCTTTCCAGAGAAGTTGAACTCTTGCGTGAGTGAAGAAGATGACAGGGTACTAGACCAGTGTGTTGGAGATTTACCCATGAATGTGGGAGCTTTGGAACCGTACATAGGTATGGAGTTCAACTCAAGAGACGAAGCTAGAGAATTTTATGTTGCCTATGGTCGCCGCACCGGTTTCACTATACGGATACACCATAACCGTCGATCACGAGTGAACAATCAGGTGATTGGTCAAGATTTTGTTTGTTCGAAAGAAGGGTTTCGTGCAAAAAAGTATATTTATAGAAAAGACAGAGTTCTACCCCCACCTCCTATTACTCGAGAGGGCTGTCAAGCAATGATAAGGCTGGCGTTGAGAGATGGGATGAAGTGGGTTGTCACCAAATTTGTGAAAGAACATAATCATAAGCTAATGAACCCCAGCAAAGTCCCATGGCGGGGATCTGGAAAGCACTTAGTCAGTGag GACGAGAAAGATAAGAGAATCCGGGAACTATCCCTTGAGTTGTATAATGAGAGGCAAAAGTGTAAGCGAAAGTGTGCTGCATATGAAGAACAGTTAAATATGATTttgaaagatttggaaaaacACACAGAACACATATCCAAAAAGGTTGCTGATATAGTTCAAAGCATAAAAGACATCGAGGATGAACAACTGGACTCGGATAGTGGATAG
- the LOC132179237 gene encoding protein FAR1-RELATED SEQUENCE 5-like — protein sequence MMASTSGQGFKSNRNYRCWLTETFDGHDAADDELSDDLDGNDNMIQPSLQIFPLNLEPLEPFVGMEFESAEDAREFYEMYGRRMGFTIRNNRTRRSLKDNSIIGREFVCSKEGFRIEKYANRRNGILPSRRATREGCNAMMRIAAKDGGKWVIYGFVKEHNHELNPSKIPPRRSHRIAFCEDEKDLKVRELTMELHREKKKSAAYQEQLQVVLKYIEEHTQRLSLKAEVVTNNIGELEAEEQDSAQSD from the exons ATGATGGCAAGCACTTCTGGTCAAGGGTTCAAATCAAACAGAAATTATAGGTGTTGGCTAACGGAAACTTTTGATGGCCATGATGCAGCAGATGATGAGTTATCAGATGATCTGGATGGAAATGATAACATGATTCAACCATCCCTTCAAATTTTTCCTCTAAATTTGGAACCTTTAGAACCATTTGTCGGCATGGAGTTTGAATCAGCAGAGGATGCTAGAGAATTTTATGAGATGTACGGCAGGCGTATGGGATTTACCATACGCAATAATCGTACACGTCGATCACTTAAAGATAACTCAATAATTGGTCGGGAATTTGTTTGCTCAAAAGAAGGTTTTCGCATAGAAAAGTATGCAAATAGACGAAACGGAATTCTTCCATCACGGCGAGCCACTAGAGAGGGATGCAACGCAATGATGAGGATAGCTGCCAAGGATGGGGGAAAGTGGGTTATATATGGTTTTGTAAAAGAGCATAATCATGAATTGAATCCCAGCAAAATTCCTCCTCGACGATCTCATAGGATAGCATTTTGTGAG GATGAGAAAGACTTAAAAGTACGGGAACTAACCATGGAGCTGCATCGTGAGAAAAAGAAATCTGCAGCTTATCAGGAGCAACTACAGGTAGTTTTGAAATATATTGAGGAGCATACTCAAAGGCTGTCATTGAAAGCTGAAGTGGTAACTAACAACATAGGAGAACTTGAAGCTGAGGAGCAAGACAGTGCACAATCTGATTAG